The nucleotide sequence CAAGATCAACTTCGGTAATGGTAACTCCATTGTCCGTCATCTTCTTGTAGAGACCTGCTTCTGCTTCCTGGCCGATGGCACCATATTCAAGGGCCTTGTCGCGGATAGTCTTCAGGAAGAATTCCTTGGCATCTTCGGGCATACCATTAAGAAGTCTGGTGGAACATACAAAAGCTGTCTGGAGCATGTAGTGCTTTGTAATGGCGATGTATGGAGTAACATCCCAGAAGGCGTTTCCTGCTGCGGCAGAAACCTGTACTTCAGTACCGTCGAGGGCCCCCTGCTGGATGGCAGGAAAAACTTCTCCGAAGGGAATAGCGATATTGGCGAATCCGAAGTATTTAGCCAGAGCGTTTCCAATATCATTACCAAACCCGCGGATCCTCATACCGGAAAGATCCTCTACATGCTCTACCTTGTCCACGGTGTAAAAGTTACGGAAACCATTGTACATATCGGCAATGAGGACGATTCCCTGTTTCTCAAGCTGAGAGGACCAGGTCTTGAAGAGTTCGGTGTCGGGCAGTTTTTCCAGTACCGCCGGATCTGTCAATACATAAGGCGCCATCAGAATATTCATGTCGGGAATATTGAACTGACTGGCAAGGCGTCCGGGATCTGAAGGAACTACCAGGGGTACCCCAAGCTTGGCCTGGGTGACCAACGCATCAGTATCTCCGGAAAGGGCTCCGGCGACCAGGACTTCTGCATCGAAACGGCCATCCGCATTCAGAACATCCGCAACGGCCTGCATCATTTTACTTTGGGTAGTTGTAGCTGCTTCGGTGCCGGCAAAGGTTACAGTGATCTTTCCATCTGAAGCACCAGCTTCACCCTGACCACCAGCAAAAGCCACACCCGGAAGAAGCATGAGAATAACAGCAATTACCAGGAAAAATTGAACACGTTTCATTTTTTCTCTCCTTTAAAAGTTTAACGCTTGAAAAAATGATAGGTTGTGCCATATCAGCTGTCAATTGAAAATATCCGGCTGCAACTGTAGAGAATTACGATATTTCTGTACAATATTACAATCTCCGTCAATTTTACTATTTTTTCGTGTTTTTTTCCCTGTGAGTATCAACGAAAACCTGCCGTATATACATTTTTTTTGTTAAAACCGGTTTTTCTACTTGAATAAGTACAGCTTATGCACTACTTTTATTTTCAACATGAAGCATAATCTTCTGCTTAGCCTGCTGCTATCCCTACTCGCTCTCCTCCTACTAGGAACAGGGCCCGTATCGTGCAGCCGTCAGGGTGGAAGTTAGCTTCAAACCTTGAAAAGGTAAACTGCATGCCATGGGCCGAAAAAACGGTCCATGGCATTTTTTTTGGAGGTAGAGAATGAAAACAATGCATTACAGTAAGTACCGGCGTTTTGAGCCTGTCTCACTGCCTGACAGAACCTGGCCTGACAGGATAATCGAAGAAGCCCCGGTCTGGTGCAGTGTCGACTTACGGGACGGGAACCAGGCCCTGAGTGTTCCCATGAACATGGAAAAGAAACTGATGATGTTCAAACTGTTAACCGACATCGGTTTTAAAGAGATTGAGGTGGGCTTTCCGTCTTCAGCTGAGATCGAGTACAACTTTATGCGCAAGCTGATCGAGGACAACCTGATCCCCGATGATGTTACCGTCCAGGTCCTCGTCCAGGCCCGTGAACACCTGATCAGGCGCACTTTTGACTCTCTGAAGGACGTAAAAAAAGCTGTTGTGCATATTTACAACTCTACCTCAACATCACAGCGGCGCCTTGTTTTTAAGAAGAGCAAGGAAGAGATAATCGATATTGCCATTGCCGGAGCTAAACTCGTAAAGGAGTTGGGGGATGCCGAGGAGAATCCAGGAATCCGTTACGAGTACAGCCCCGAGAGTTTTACCGGAACCGAGATGGATTTCGCCGCGGAGATCTGCAACGCTGTAATCGATGTAATTCAGCCGACACCTGGACATCAAATGGTGATCAACCTGCCGGCAACCGTTGAGGCCCATACCGCGAATATTCACGCCGATCAAATCGAATGGATGTGCCGGCACCTGGACAAGCGGGACAGCATCCAGGTGAGCCTTCATACCCATAACGACCGGGGGACCGGTATTGCCGCCACGGAACTTGCTCTTTTGGCAGGAGCCGACCGGGTTGAGGGAACCCTCTTCGGCAACGGTGAAAGAACCGGGAACGCCGATCTGGTTACCCTCGCCTTGAACATGTTCTCCCAGGGAATAGACCCCAAACTCGACTTTACCGATATTAACCATGTACGGGACGTCTACCGCTACTGCACCGGGATGGATGTTCACCCACGACACCCCTACGTTGGAGAGCTGGTTTACACTGCCTTTTCCGGCTCCCACCAGGATGCCATCAACAAGGGGATGCACGCCCGGGCCAAAGACGGAACAAAGATATGGGATGTTCCGTATCTGCCCATTGATCCCCAGGACGTTGGACGTTCTTACAAATCCATTGTACGCATCAACTCCCAGTCCGGAAAAGGCGGCGTAGCGTATATTATGGATTCTGAGTTCGGTTTCAGCCTGCCCAAGGCAATGCATCCTGAATTCGGCCTGCTGATTCAGAAAGAGACAGACAAACGCGAAGACGAGCTGGTCCCCAAGGAGATCTGGACGGTTTTCGAGGAAAACTATCTGAATACCACAGTCCCATTCGCCCTTGAGGATGTAAATGTACGAATGGAAACCGATAAAGAATCGGGCAAGCATGCGGCCAACGTAACAGGTCAGATTCTTAAAGACTGTAAAACTGTACAGATCGAAGGCCGGGGAAACGGCCCAATCGACGCCTTTGTTAACGGTCTGAAAAAACATGTGGATTTTGATTTTCACTTTGAGTCCTTCGATGAACATGCAATCAACGAAGGAGCTGACGCCCAGGCGGTAGCCTATATATCGGTTATCACCGAAGATGGCCGAAGGGTATTCGGCGCCGGAATTGATACGGATATAACCTTTGCCTCGTATAAGGCCATACTAAGTGCGATAAACAGGACATTGTAGGTCTCAACTCAACTGGCCGGGCGGGAACCTCGAAAATTGAGTATCCCGCCGGGTCAGATTATCCAGCGCCTTTTTATATTGTGCAAACTCACCGCAAAGAGTGCAAGACAGAAAAGGGCCAATACCCCCATGTCGAGAGCAAACGGAAGCATGTGCTCTCCCCCCACAGAACCATGGAGCAGATCGGCGCCGTAGGTCAAAGGCAACAGGAAGGAGACGGGACGCAGAAAAACGGGGAGATTTTCCACGGGAATAAACAAACCACAGAGAAAGATCATGGGAAAACGAAAAAAATTTGAAAAAGTCTGAGCCTCAAAGACTTCGCTGACTGCCACGGCAATAAAAAGTCCCAGGAACGTCGAAGCTGCAGCAATAAGAACAAGGGCCGGTATAAACAGCTGCCATGCAACACCGGATAGATCTGCAAGAAAAAAAGCGATAATAACAGGAACAAAAGCATTGGCTGTTCCAAAAAGAATGGCTCCGGAGGTTTTGGCAATCATCAGGAGTTTCAGGGATATGGGGGCAAGAAGCAGACGCTCAAAGGAACGGTTCTTTTTTTCAAAAGTAACGGTTACCGCCAGCATTGATGTTGTACCAAAGAGGATTGAAACCGCTGTTACTCCGGGAAGCAGAGAGAGTACACTTTCCAGGCCGCGGCCGGAACGAACAAAAAACATTGCCGTCCATGCCAGAGGAAAGATCAAACCCCAGCTGATATTCGGCGGCTTCAGGTAGTAGGTCCGCATGTCCTTCAGCAGAATATTCCAGAACGCTGTAAGTTGTTTCATCCTCTGCCCCCCCCTTTTTCCTTTTCTGACCGCATAAAACCTGCTTCAATCCCGGTAATCGATACAAACACTTCCTCCAGGGAGGGCCGTATTCTACGGGCTTCAAAAACTTCGATGCTCCTCTCCTCCAGATACCTGATCAAGGGGCCGACACCCACAGGATCGTCCCCCTCTACCCGCATAACCCCTGTTTCAGGAAAACTGAAAGAGAGCTCAGAGAAAGCAGACGAGACTGTCTGCTTCACATCATCAATTTCTCCTGTAAAAAAGACCTTCAGTACATGCCTGTTTTGGATCGGCTGCAGCAGTTCCTGCACACCGGCAATACGAACGATTCTGCCCGAGACGATAAAGGCAATTCGGTCACACAGACGTTCTGCTTCTTCGATATAGTGGGTTGTGAGAAAGATTGTCGTTCCCGCCTTGTGCAGATCATCGATAAGCTGACGCACCTGCCTGGCGCTTGCAACATCAATACCGGTCGTCGGTTCATCGAGAAAAAGAATCCGTGGTTGATGGATAATCCCCGCGGCAATAGTGAGCTTGCGCTTCATTCCCTTTGAGTAGCCGCCGAATTTCCTGTTTCCAGCCTGATTCAGACCAAAGAGCTCCAGCAGTTCAGCCGCACGTGCCTCCCGCCGAGATTTTCGCATCCCGTAGAGGGCACCGCAAAACGCAAGATTATCAAAACCGCTTAATTCGGGATACAGGTTACTTTCATCGGGCACCACTCCCACCAGGTGCTGAGCAGCCCTGGGATTCTTACTGCAGTCAATATCTCCGATATAGACCGTGCCCCTGTCAGGTCGCGCAAGGCCGGTGAGCATATTAATAGTTGTGGTTTTACCGGCTCCGTTGGGTCCCAGAAAACCGAATAACTCACCTGAACGCACCTCGAAATCGACCCCGGCGACAGCCTTTACATCGCCAAAACTTTTTTTAAGTTCCTTTACGAGTACAGCGCTGTTCGTTTCTTTCAGCATATTCTTCTCCTGCTTCCTCCAGCTGCAACAAGCTGTTGCTTACCAGCTGCCAGCGGGCCAGGGTATCGGTGTTGAGACGATAGTGAACAAAGTAGCCCCGCTTATCCGCTTCGACGACGCCGGCATCCCGTAAAACCCGAAGATGCTGGGAAACCGCCGCCTGACTGATACCCAGACGGCGTGCCAGGGCGTTAACGCAGAATGACCGTTTTTTGAGCATGTGCAGAATCATTACCCTGCTCTCAACCGAAAGAATTTTAAAAATTGCTGCCGCCTGTTGCAAACTGGTCACAATTCTCCATTCATTTAAGTGTATGCGCATATACTTATATCATGGTTTCAAAATATCATCAACTCTTAGGTGCAAAAAAACAGTGTATTTATGTTTTGCTTTACAAGCGAAATTCAGGATGGAAACAGAGAGAGATGCATAATCAGCACCGCTCCCACCGCCCGGCGACTGAACCCGGGCAGGAGTTCAATACTTTCAGGTACCTTCGTTTTCGATTTTCGATGTCCGCTGCTTGAGAAAACGGAATGCCTCCCGTCCCTCTCGCGAAAAATCCCTGGTGAAGGCTTCGACGCTCAGCCGTCCGGTATAGCCGATCTGATGAAGTGCGCGGAAAAAGTCATCGTACATTTCTCCATCTGCCTCGGAGGGAAAGCTTCTTCCTTGAGGATTCGAAATGTGACAGTGCCGAACCGCGCTTCCCGCTTTCAGGATAATCTCAGTAGACTCGTTCTCCAAAGCAAGATGATAATAATCTATAAGCAATTGAATCGAATTCCTGTCTGCTGCGCGGCTGAGTTCATACCCTTCGGCAGCGCTGTTTATGATGTTGCTCTCTCCCCGGTTCAGGGGTTCAATAACAATGCTTATACCCCTGGGAGAAACATATTCGTCTATTATCCTGCAGATAGAAACCATCTGTTCCCATGCTGCAGAGACAGGGAACCCGGCAGGAATATTGCGGGCGCCGGAGCTGCCAAAGCAGATATGCTCCCCACCAAGTTCTTTCACGCGCCCGATTGCTTTTTCCAGGTACACCCGAATAGCAGAAAGATCTGCCGAAGGCCCGGTAATCTTGATCGAAGCCGGAAACAGGTTGTTACAGACCTCGCAGGAAAGTCCGGAATTGCTGATCCGTTGCTTCAGCTGATCAAACTCCGCGTCATTCAGCTCCATTATCTGGGCCACCGGCAAATCCAGATACTCATAACCGCATTTTGCTATCTCTTCAATTGCCCATTGACCGGCAGAGTCACCCTCATTGGCGAGCATGTTGGTACAGCAGCCGATTCTCATAAGTTTCCTCCTTCTTCGGTCTGTTTCATTATAGAAAGGGATGAAAAATAGCGCAATCACTTTCAGTCACAACAATTTTCTTGACATCCCCACAATTGTATCCTACTCTAGTATACAGACACCGCAATGTTTCCAAATTTAGTTTTATTGTATCTTTTAGTGTTGCCGGCTTGACGGCAGAATTCATGTAATCGTTTAAGTTAGAATTATAAATACGAAGTGGTACAGAACAAAAGACTTGGCGGCTCAATGGGAGTATATGAACCAGATTCGAGAGTATAATTTTGGTTTCAACTGCGGAATCAGTCCTGTAGTTCCATGGGGCGATCATCATCGACACAATGAGGTCGAAATCACCTTTGCCGATAAAGGTGCTTTTAATCTTGAACTGCAGGGCCAGAGGATCGAGGTAAAACCCGGGAAGCTCCTCATTTTCTGGGGCGGGATGCCCCACTATATTGATAGTCTTGAACCCAATCAAACTCAATACTGGATGTGTGTTCCAGTCTCTTCATTCATCCAGTGGATAGATAACCCGCAGTTATTTCGGGATATATTTACGCATGGTTTAATCCTTACCGATATATACCGGCACTTGAATGCTTACAGCTCACTTTTTTACCTTTGGAGTGCAGAACTGAATGATACATCTCAGAGAGTGCGTAAGGCAGCCCAACTTTCCATCTGCGCTCAAATACGCTGTACTCTTGAAGATATCAGCAAGACGACAGGAAATGATGGCACTCCTAATTTTAAGGAAACCTATTACAGTACAACAACAGTGAAGTCTACAAAACTTTATAAACGCGCATGTGAGTACATTATCGATAATTACACGGATTTTGATCTTGATGCAGATACAATAGCTGGTGCCATCAACGCTCATCCTAAGTATCTTCTGACTTTGTTTAAACGAAAGTATGGAATGTCATTGAATAATTTTATTTTATTCCTGCGAGTCTCTGAAGCTCAAAAAATGCTGATGCATACCAACAGAAAGGTGGCTGATATTGCATTCGAGTGCGGCTTTTCTACATTGAGCAGCTTTTACGCGGCCTTCAGAAAAATCGTGGGAGAAAAACCTCTCCATTACCGTCCCCATCGCTATTTCCCAAGTGGTCCATAATTTCATTCTATTATTGTAATAATAGAATATTTCTTATTCTTTCTTTCTAAAAAACAAAGAAAATCTTACTATTGTGCATTTTCCTCATATAACTACGGAAGATGGCAAGCCATAGCTAAGCTATGATTAACATAGATTCAATTAAGGAGGAACTCATGAAAAAGGGTTTACTTGTAGTATTAGTTTTATTTCTATGTATTCCGTCAGTGCTGATTGCGGAAGGCTCTGGAGAAAAAGGGACATCCCAGGAGAAAAAAATCGTTATGACCTTCGGGGAAGCCGATTCCCTGGGGACTCCCATCAACCTCGCAAACGCTCTTTTCTGTAAACTCGTAACCGAGAAGACCGATGGAATGATCACTGTAAACCACATCGCCGGTGAATCATTGGGAAATGACATTCAGGTCATAGAACAAATGATGGAAGGATCTGTTCAATTTTACGGAGATGTTGCCGGCTGGTATGCTAACTGGGTAAAAGACCTGGCGATTCTCAACTGGGGATTTACCTTCGATGACAACGATCATGTACAGCGCTTCTTCAATAGCAATTCGTTTGAAGCCCTTAGCGATGAATTGATCGAGAATGCAGGCATAAAAATTCTTGGAATAGCCCCGACTCAGCCCAGAATTCTGTTTTCAAGAAAACCCGTGCACACTATCAATGACCTCAACGGCCTCAAAATGCGGGTACCCGATATCAGAACCTATATGCTTTTATGGCAAACCTTCGAAACTAATCCCAACCGTGTCGCTTGGGGAGAGGTTTATCTTGGCATGAAAACCGGTCTTCTCGAAGCAGCTGAGGGACCTATTGGTGCAGCCTATGGTGCTAAATTTCATGAAAGCGGCCCCAATGTAACATTGACCAACCATCTGGTATCCACCTATCAGGTATCCATGAATAACGCGCTATTCGAGAGCCTGTCTCCTGAAAACCAGAAGATCCTGCTTGAAGCCGGACAGGAAGCAGCCGACCTGGCACGCGAGGTTGCTGAGGAAGGAACTATCGAAACCCTCGACAAAATGGTGAATGAAGGCGCCACTCTTATTGAACTAACTCCTGAAGCACGGAACGCATTCGTTAAAAAGAGTACTTCAGCGGTCGAAACAATGGAAAATGACGGCGAATGGCGTAAAGGTCTCTGGCAGGAAGTCCGTGATCTCGCCCAATAAAAACAGCTTGTAAATATTCGCACAAAGGAAGACGACAGTGACATTAGATAAATTTTTAAGCAAATACAACCAAGTGCTGAGCAGAATCGAAGCCATTGAGAAATTTTTTGGATTGACGCTGCTCGCCTTCATTGTGTTGAGTATTTGCCTTCAGGTACTGACTCGCGCGGTATGGAACAAATCCCAGATTTGGGTTGAAGAACTCTGCACCTACGGGTTTATTTGGGCGGCCTTTTTGGGGGCCGCCATTGGAACAAAGCATCAGCGTCATATAAAAATCTCTACGTTTCTATTCCGATTGGATTACAAGAAACAGCTGATAATTGCAGAAATATCTTACGCGTTAATGTTGCTAATACTTTTTCTGATAGTGCAAAACGCCACCGGTCTGTATAAAATTGAGACTCGGAGCAATATTATTGCGATTCCTTTTTTACCACGTTTCTACGTTTTTTCGCTGCCCCTGCTGGTTTCTCTGATATCAATGATTATTACAATTCCCTATTTGATGTTGAATGATTACATGGCCTATCGACTGGAGGGGGAAAAGAAATGAGTCTTGCCGTTCTATTACTAACTGCCGCAGTCTTATTGATATTTGAATTCCCGGTAGCTTTCTCGCTGATGGGAGCTTCTATTGGTTACCTCCTCGTCGATTTCTTCACCGGTCAAGGAATCCCCGTATCGTTGACTATTCTTGCGCGTCGAATGTCCCCAGGACTGGACAGTTTCCCTCTGCTGGCAATGCCGCTTTTTATATTAGCCGGCAACCTGATGAACCGTTCGGGAATTGCCGAATCTATTTTTAAGTTCGCGACAGCACTTTTCGGACACATCCGTGGCGGTCTGGCGCATGTAAATATCGCGGCGAGTATTGTTTTCGCCGGCATGTCCGGAGTAGCCCAGGCCGACGCTGCGGGTCTTGGAACTATCGAGATCGAACAGATGATGAAAAAGGGCTACAAGGCTCCTTTTGCCGCAGCGGTCACTGCCTCATCCTCGATAATAGGGCCAATAATTCCCCCGAGTGTAATAATGGTACTCTACGCTGTTCTGGCACAGGTGTCGCTGGGAGAATTGTTTCTTGCCGGGATTCTCCCCGGCATTCTGATGGGTCTGTTGCTGATGCTACTTGTTTACTGGATGTCAGTAACCGGCAGGGCCCATACTCCCGTGGAACCCGCCAGTAAACTAAAAGAGATATTTGTCGCTTTTATACAGGCAATACCCGCCCTGCTGGCACCGATTATTCTGGTATTCGGTATCCTATTCGGATTCGCAACCCCGACGGAACTGGGAGCTATCACCGTTTTCTATGCTGTCGTTATAGGAGTAATCAATAAGAAACTCGGACTCAACGAGATAAAAAAAGCCTCAGTTGACAGCCTCGTAACCTTCGGAGTCCTGATTTTCATTATGGCGGCCGCATTTCCAATCGGCTGGATAATTGCTGCAAACAACCTGCCCATGCATATAGCAAATTTTATTCTTTCAATATCGACGAATAAATTTATCATTCTCATTCTAATCAACATCATGCTGCTGATTGTAGGGTGCTTCCTTGAAACCAATGCCATACTCTTTATCTCAGTACCAGCTCTGTTGCCTCTGATTCAAATGATTGGGGTCGATCCTGTACATTTTGGAGTTATTTTGGTTTTGAATTTACTTATTGGTGCTATAACACCACCATTCGGCATAATCTTATTCATAATGATGGATATCGCGAAAATCTCATTCCGCAGTCTTTTAAAGGAGATGCGCTACTTCTATGTGCCTCTGGGCATATCCCTCCTCATAATCACATTTGTGCCTGATTTTGTATTATTCCTTCCCCGGGTTGTAGCCCGTACGTTTGGTGGTTAACCATGAATTACAGTGACATTATACTTGCAGCAATCAAGGGAGAACCTACCCCCGAGCTTCCCTGTGCACCGAGAATGGACCTCTGGTATCTCTCAAATTATTATCGCGGGACCTTACCGAAGGAATACCACAACGCTACACTTCTGGATATCATGGAAGATCTGGATGTAGGTTTTAATACCACGAACCCAAATTTTCTTGAGCGTGATTCTATTGATGATGAAGCTCATCGGGCTTTGGGCCGGTATCAGTCCAGCGATATTCCCTACAGGGTCATCGTGGAGTGCGATCAAAAGTGCCGTCAGGAAGGAGATTTATATATCTCAGAGTATTTTACCCCCCACGGCACAATCAGGACCCAGACCCTCTACACTGAAGAGATGCGTAAGGCCGGTATAACCAACACCCATATTCAGGAAAAGGCATTTAAGTCTGAGAACGACTACGCCGCCCTGGGGTATGTCTATGAACATATGAAAGTCGAACCGCGGCCTGAAGCACATGAAATACTGCGCAAACGAGCCGGCGACCGGGGCCCATTCATATTCTGGGTAACCTCGGAAGGATCACCATACCATCTGCTTTCGAAGTACCTGATGCCCTTTGAGATATTCTGCTATGAAATGTTCGATCATCCGGAAAAAATGCAGGAGCTTGCAGATAGAATCCGTTCATCATTTTACGCTGCCCTTGAGCTCGGCCTGAACTCAGAGGCGGAAATACTCCGGGTAGGATCCAATTACGATTCCACCATAGAAAACCCGCCGTTTTTCCGGGAGCACATCCTGCCGACACTCAAGGATTGCGCGGACAAAGCCCACGAGAAAGGAAAATTTCTTCTATCGCATACCGACGGTGAGAACAGCGGACTTTTGGATCTTTATATGGAGTGCGGCTTTGATATAGCCGACTCAGTCTGTCCTGCCCCGATGACCAGTGTATCGTTTAAGGAACACCGAAAAGTGTTCACAGACAAGGTAAGCATATACGGTGGAGTACCTTCAATCATTTTCCTGCCGAATTCGGTATCTGAATATGAATTTGAGAAATTCCTGGATGATTTTCTCGTTGACGCAGGAGATGGAAAAAAGCTGATCGTCTCAATCGCCGATACGGCCCCTCCGGATGCTAATTTCAACCGGATACGCAAATTCATCAAGAAGATTAAAGAATTCGGTCCAGTCGGTTAAAACACAATACCATGCAGCGCCGGGTAGATTTTATCCGGCACTGTTTATGCCTTTCTTCTGCGCAGTAATTTCCTCTACTTCTACATACGGATTCCTATACCGCTTTAAGCCCTGCGTCTTGTTCCCAAACTGGATCGCTGCCTCGGGACAAAGGTTAAGGCAGGCCCATACACATCTGGCATTTCCGGTGCCAGACAGGCTTACCCTCTTCCAGGCGCACATTATCCACAGGACACACCTGTGCACACAGACCGCAGGAACTGCAGTTCTCATCCACAGCAAAAGATTTGTCCAGGTTGTGAATAAACATATACCCCAGAGAGTAAAGAAGCCCGGGGGATATGTTCCGCCTGAACCATCCCGCTTCCTTGTCGAAATGCGTTCCGGCCTGCTTGATAATTCCGGCTATACGGGAGATTTTAACAGCACCCGTCTGGAGCAGTTCCGCCTGCGCATTCCCCTGAACGGCCTCCCCAAAGGGCAGATAATTACTGGGATTCAGGACACTGAAGCCTGCATTAAGGGAGTTCCCTGTACCAGTAAAATAAAAGACTTTATGCTTCATGTCTGTGATTCTCGTCTTATTCCGGGGGTTTCGTCAAGAGAACCCGGGAAACTGCATTGCTTTTGCGGGAAACGTCCACAGGTTTGAGAAAACTGATAAGCGGGCGGGATATATCCGTTGTTAGTTTTATTCCGAGACCCTGTTCCGACCTTCTGCCTTTGCCCGATATAAAGCCTGGTCTGCACGAAGAATCAAACTCTCAAAACCATCAGAAAACGGCTTTTCACCTGCCGCTACTCCGCAGCTGATTGTTACCGTTTTGATACCCGGCGCGGATTCATGGGGCAGCGCAAGATTCCGAATTTTCTCACACAGACGAAAAGCCACACTGCGCGCTTCGCGTAACCCCAGGTCCGGGATTACAACGATAAATTCCTCACCACCATAGCGGGCCAGAAGATCAACACCATGGCGCAGCTCTTGGTTAATCCCATCCGCTACCTTCTGCAGACAATCATCACCCTGTTGATGCCCATAATAATCGTTATAAACTTTAAAAAAATCCAGATCAATAAGGATTATTGCCAGCTGCTTAAGAGCAGATGATTGCCTCAGTTTTGCCAGGAAAATCTCAAGGTGTCGACGGTTGGGAACTCCTGTCAAAGGGTCAATCCTCGATATCTCCCGTAAAAAAGTGTTTCGATCAGATAACTCCCAAACTTTAATCTTATCCCGCAAGGCAAAAAGATAGTTTATTCTGCGTTCTTTTTCCAGCGAATAGTTACTGATCAACGACATGACTACCGCTGCCCCCAGAAACAGAACATTGTGTATTTTAACTCCACCGGGTATCAGCGGCTGCAATAAGATTGATACGTTATAAACCAGCAGAGTGGAAACAGACACAGAAAGAGCATAGGAAAACCGCAGACGTGTAACCTGATTCGCGAAAATTATAACCAGTATCAGTCCTAAATGGTACGACGAGGCATACTTGTACCTGCTTATATGAAACAGGAAGATTAAACTCAGCGCCACGATAAAGAATATGGTCGCGGCAACTAATTCTCTTGTAAAAGGTGAAGGATTACGAGATAAAAAAAGAATTGCGATAGATAACAGAGCAAGGAAGCACAATCCCAAGACGCACAACAAGGGCAATCCGGAAGATATCCGGAACCATATGGTAATCGGCCACAAGAAACACCAGATAGAACAGGAGTGCTGTGAACCCTCGTATATACAATCGGTGCGTGCGTCGTCTGCCTGTATCTGTTTCAAACGGATCTTCCAGCACTTCTGGAAAAGCCAGGCGCAGGGAATCAGAAGACAACCACTCTTCTATGAGATTACCAACTGTATCTTTTTCCGGTATATGCAACAAATCCATATGTGCGATAAAATCCGCATATTCCTTCATTCCGTGAAAGATTGTAGTTTATATAGCCGGTGAAAGATAGTTCTAATCCTGCGAAATTACCTTCAGCCCTTTTCTACCAGTTTCTTTTCCCGTTCTCCCGCAGGTTTCAGATCCTTTACAATAATCCTTGACAGCTTAACCTCCTCTATACCTTCATGCTCGATCATCGACTCGCCGGCTTCCTTGTTTCGGAAGCGCAGTACATTGAGCATGAAAATCTCGAGCTTACTCAAGGTTGA is from Marispirochaeta sp. and encodes:
- a CDS encoding diguanylate cyclase, which encodes MALSLIFLFHISRYKYASSYHLGLILVIIFANQVTRLRFSYALSVSVSTLLVYNVSILLQPLIPGGVKIHNVLFLGAAVVMSLISNYSLEKERRINYLFALRDKIKVWELSDRNTFLREISRIDPLTGVPNRRHLEIFLAKLRQSSALKQLAIILIDLDFFKVYNDYYGHQQGDDCLQKVADGINQELRHGVDLLARYGGEEFIVVIPDLGLREARSVAFRLCEKIRNLALPHESAPGIKTVTISCGVAAGEKPFSDGFESLILRADQALYRAKAEGRNRVSE